A single region of the Acidimicrobiales bacterium genome encodes:
- a CDS encoding CAP domain-containing protein, producing MSFSVRPPVRRRFLAPLVIAAALVGSLFALSAPGTAVTNDEAALASLVNGARAAAGLPALAVSGGLSDVARSHSASMAAAGDIYHSGALGSTVGTAVPNWTSVGENVGVGATVAEVHAALMASGSHRANILGDYNVLGVGVVRSADGRLWVTELFAKTATVVVEPAPTLVPEPVLAPVDTTVVTPAAVAPAPTPKARPAKVRAAARPAPRRAAAVRPAAGDCLPEQARGQGHAYGRCDDVPRGAGSANANAKGRR from the coding sequence ATGTCGTTTTCCGTTCGTCCCCCCGTCCGCCGCCGCTTCCTTGCTCCATTGGTGATCGCCGCCGCTCTGGTGGGCTCTCTGTTCGCCCTCTCCGCCCCCGGGACTGCCGTGACCAACGACGAGGCCGCCCTCGCCTCATTGGTCAACGGCGCCCGGGCCGCCGCCGGGTTGCCCGCCCTCGCCGTCAGCGGGGGGCTGTCCGACGTCGCTCGGTCGCATTCGGCCTCGATGGCTGCGGCCGGCGACATCTACCACTCCGGTGCGCTCGGCAGCACGGTCGGCACCGCCGTCCCCAACTGGACGTCCGTCGGTGAGAACGTCGGCGTGGGTGCAACCGTGGCCGAGGTGCACGCCGCCCTCATGGCGTCCGGTTCGCACCGGGCCAACATCCTGGGCGACTACAACGTGCTCGGCGTCGGCGTGGTGCGCAGCGCCGACGGCCGGCTGTGGGTGACCGAGCTGTTCGCCAAGACCGCCACGGTCGTGGTCGAGCCTGCTCCTACCCTCGTGCCCGAGCCCGTCCTGGCTCCGGTCGACACCACCGTGGTGACTCCGGCCGCTGTGGCCCCGGCACCGACCCCCAAGGCCCGCCCGGCCAAGGTGCGGGCGGCCGCCCGCCCGGCGCCGCGGCGAGCAGCAGCGGTGCGGCCCGCGGCAGGCGACTGCCTGCCTGAACAGGCGCGGGGCCAGGGCCATGCCTACGGACGGTGCGACGACGTGCCCCGTGGTGCGGGTTCAGCCAACGCCAACGCCAAGGGCCGGCGCTAG
- a CDS encoding GlsB/YeaQ/YmgE family stress response membrane protein — protein MLIVSVLLVGLAAGALARFLVPGPDPMGIFATLALGLLGACLGAVAATVISEDNDGLGLLSAVIGSVVMLLLYRAVTQRRPV, from the coding sequence ATGTTGATCGTCTCGGTGTTGCTGGTCGGGCTGGCCGCGGGTGCACTGGCTCGCTTCTTGGTGCCGGGGCCCGACCCCATGGGCATCTTCGCCACCCTCGCCCTCGGGCTGCTCGGCGCCTGCCTGGGAGCGGTCGCCGCCACAGTGATCTCCGAGGACAACGACGGGCTCGGCCTGCTGAGTGCGGTGATCGGCTCGGTGGTGATGCTCCTCCTCTACCGAGCAGTGACACAGCGGCGCCCGGTCTAA
- a CDS encoding nucleoside deaminase, which produces MTDEEAMALALAEAEAAVAHGDVPVGAVALVDGQVVAARHNERELRADPLAHAELLVLADVAAGRPDWRLSDVTLVVTLEPCPMCAGALVAARVGRLVFGAADPKAGACGSVYNVCADPRLNHEVPITPGVRAPECGAVLAAFFAGRRR; this is translated from the coding sequence GTGACCGACGAAGAAGCCATGGCGCTGGCGCTGGCCGAGGCCGAAGCGGCCGTGGCCCACGGCGACGTGCCGGTAGGGGCGGTGGCCCTGGTCGACGGCCAGGTGGTGGCCGCCCGCCACAACGAACGGGAGCTGCGGGCCGACCCCTTGGCCCACGCCGAATTGCTGGTGCTGGCCGACGTGGCCGCCGGGCGCCCCGACTGGCGCCTGTCCGACGTGACCTTGGTGGTGACGCTGGAGCCGTGCCCCATGTGCGCAGGCGCGCTGGTGGCGGCCCGGGTGGGGCGCTTGGTGTTCGGTGCCGCCGACCCCAAGGCGGGCGCCTGCGGGTCGGTCTACAACGTGTGCGCCGACCCCCGGCTGAACCACGAGGTGCCGATCACCCCCGGCGTGCGGGCGCCCGAGTGCGGAGCGGTTCTGGCGGCCTTCTTCGCCGGTCGTCGCCGCTAG
- a CDS encoding HAD family hydrolase — MPIEAVVFDWGGTLSRFAEIDMEDMWRLAARHLAPDQEDEMCARLVAVEAASWARIEVDQRATTLTSLLTLASGELGLDVTEAVLEEAATHHLDSWTPHIQHDPDAAPVLAALRERGLRIGLLSNTHWPPAFHEHFLERDGLAELIDVRCYTSEMTFTKPHPEAFRAVLDALGVGRPDCAVFVGDRRYDDVWGAQSIGMRGVWRRNDLVPAYDVEPAGVVDTLTELLPLVDGWSAAG; from the coding sequence ATGCCCATTGAGGCCGTCGTCTTCGACTGGGGCGGCACCCTCTCGCGTTTTGCCGAGATCGACATGGAGGACATGTGGCGGCTGGCGGCGCGCCACCTGGCGCCCGATCAGGAGGACGAGATGTGCGCCCGGCTGGTGGCGGTCGAAGCGGCCTCGTGGGCCCGCATCGAGGTCGACCAGCGGGCCACCACGCTGACGTCGCTGTTGACGCTGGCGTCGGGCGAGCTGGGCCTCGACGTGACCGAGGCGGTGCTGGAGGAGGCGGCCACGCATCACCTCGACTCGTGGACGCCGCACATCCAGCACGACCCCGACGCCGCCCCCGTGCTGGCCGCGCTGCGGGAGCGGGGGCTGCGCATCGGGCTGCTGTCGAACACCCACTGGCCGCCCGCGTTCCACGAGCACTTCCTCGAACGCGACGGGCTGGCCGAACTCATCGACGTGCGCTGCTACACGAGCGAGATGACGTTCACCAAGCCCCACCCCGAGGCTTTCCGGGCCGTGCTCGACGCGCTCGGCGTGGGCCGTCCCGACTGCGCCGTCTTCGTGGGCGACCGCCGTTACGACGACGTGTGGGGCGCCCAGTCGATCGGCATGCGCGGCGTGTGGCGCCGCAACGACCTGGTGCCCGCCTACGACGTGGAACCGGCGGGCGTGGTCGACACGCTGACCGAGCTCCTTCCGCTGGTCGACGGGTGGTCGGCAGCCGGCTGA
- a CDS encoding enoyl-CoA hydratase-related protein translates to MDLKATRYETGDGVAVVTLDRPDRLNAWTSRMEQEVRWSFSEADNDPDVRVIVLTGAGRGFCAGADMAALKRLEDGARYGEVLGRDGGEGSEVPEVSPGAGVRPDFEHGYSWLLGLRKPVIAAVNGAVAGVGFVLMCHTDIRFAAEGAKLTTSFARLGLPAEHAVSWLLSRLVGAGRAADLLLSARVVRAEEAFTMGLVNRVFPAETLLDETMAYAKAMAAECSPASLLTMKRQLWTGLLDSLDSAASDAEALLLKMLAEDDFKEGVRAYREKRPPAFTPLPRQG, encoded by the coding sequence GTGGACCTGAAAGCGACTCGCTACGAAACCGGTGACGGCGTGGCCGTCGTCACCCTCGATCGCCCCGACCGGCTCAACGCCTGGACCAGCCGCATGGAACAAGAGGTGCGGTGGTCCTTCTCCGAGGCCGACAACGACCCCGACGTCCGGGTCATCGTGCTCACGGGTGCAGGCCGCGGATTCTGCGCAGGCGCCGACATGGCGGCGCTGAAGCGGCTGGAGGACGGCGCCCGCTACGGCGAGGTCCTCGGACGCGACGGCGGCGAAGGCAGCGAGGTCCCCGAGGTGTCGCCGGGCGCAGGCGTGCGCCCCGACTTCGAGCACGGCTACTCATGGCTGCTGGGCCTGCGCAAGCCGGTGATCGCCGCGGTGAACGGGGCGGTGGCGGGCGTCGGCTTCGTCCTCATGTGCCACACCGACATCCGCTTCGCCGCCGAGGGCGCCAAGCTCACCACCTCCTTCGCCCGCCTCGGCCTACCCGCCGAACACGCCGTCTCGTGGCTCCTGTCGAGGCTGGTGGGCGCGGGCCGCGCCGCCGACTTGTTGCTGTCGGCCCGCGTCGTGCGAGCCGAAGAGGCCTTCACCATGGGCCTGGTGAACCGGGTGTTCCCTGCCGAGACGCTGCTCGACGAGACCATGGCCTACGCCAAGGCGATGGCCGCCGAGTGCTCCCCCGCCTCGCTCCTCACCATGAAGCGCCAGCTGTGGACCGGCCTGCTCGACTCGCTCGACTCGGCCGCCTCCGACGCCGAGGCCCTGCTGCTCAAGATGCTGGCCGAGGACGACTTCAAAGAAGGCGTGCGCGCCTACCGGGAGAAGCGCCCGCCCGCCTTCACGCCTCTGCCGCGCCAGGGCTGA
- a CDS encoding ABC-F family ATP-binding cassette domain-containing protein produces MLQARDLSVEVGGRLVVDGATFTVRAGDKVGLVGRNGAGKTSMLKVLAGEVQPAGGTALRRGAVGYLIQDPRKHGVGVDANALSHILSGRGLDEAQRRVEKLRIAVEEDPSERNVTRFSRAEDAFREAGGYVAESDVRRIVAGLGLSPDRVDAPISVLSGGERRRVELARILFAGSDLLLLDEPTNHLDTDAKSWLMGFLRNYRGALLVISHDLDLLDEAITRVLHLDEGEVVEYKGTYSQYRAARKRDEERLAKLAERQRAEIARLSTLADSMRGQTEKRARTAKTIDKRVERLASTAVTGPRKERRYAMRLPQPPHSGRLVLDVNGLRKGYGGPPVFDDLTFGVERGERLLIMGLNGAGKTSLLRILAGVTTADAGTVGFGVGVSVGYYAQEHEGIRPGLDVLGHMREMVPAPEQELRSILGMMGLSGEISFQDASTLSGGEKTKLALSQLVAGRHNLLLLDEPTNNLDPPSRDAVAEALGSWGGTMVIVSHDTGFVEALAPERVLLLPEGQLDYWSDDLLDLVSLA; encoded by the coding sequence GTGCTCCAAGCGCGTGATCTCAGTGTGGAGGTGGGCGGGCGGCTCGTCGTCGACGGCGCCACCTTCACCGTGCGCGCCGGCGACAAGGTCGGCCTGGTGGGGCGCAACGGGGCGGGCAAGACCAGCATGCTCAAGGTGCTGGCCGGCGAGGTGCAGCCTGCGGGCGGCACCGCGCTGCGGCGGGGAGCCGTCGGCTACCTGATCCAAGACCCCCGCAAGCACGGGGTCGGCGTCGATGCCAACGCGTTGTCGCACATCCTCAGCGGCCGCGGCCTCGACGAAGCGCAGCGGCGGGTGGAGAAGCTCCGCATCGCCGTGGAGGAAGATCCCTCCGAGCGCAACGTCACCCGCTTCTCCCGGGCCGAAGACGCCTTCCGGGAAGCGGGCGGCTACGTGGCCGAGTCCGACGTGCGCCGCATCGTGGCGGGCCTGGGCTTGTCGCCCGACCGGGTCGACGCGCCGATCTCGGTGTTGAGCGGTGGCGAGCGGCGCCGGGTGGAGTTGGCCCGCATCCTGTTCGCGGGCAGCGACCTGTTGCTGCTCGACGAGCCCACCAACCACCTCGACACCGACGCCAAGTCGTGGCTCATGGGCTTCCTGCGCAACTACCGCGGCGCCCTGCTCGTCATCAGCCACGACCTCGACCTGCTCGACGAGGCCATCACCCGCGTGCTCCACCTCGACGAGGGCGAGGTCGTCGAATACAAGGGCACCTACTCGCAGTACCGGGCGGCGCGGAAGCGCGACGAGGAGCGCTTGGCCAAGCTGGCCGAACGCCAGCGGGCCGAGATCGCCCGGCTGTCGACGCTGGCCGACTCCATGCGGGGCCAGACCGAGAAACGCGCTCGCACGGCCAAGACGATCGACAAGCGGGTGGAGCGGCTGGCGTCCACCGCGGTGACCGGCCCGCGCAAGGAACGGCGCTACGCCATGCGCCTGCCGCAGCCGCCGCACTCGGGGCGGCTGGTGCTCGACGTCAACGGCTTGCGCAAGGGCTACGGCGGCCCGCCCGTGTTCGACGACCTGACCTTCGGGGTGGAGCGGGGCGAGCGGCTGTTGATCATGGGCCTCAACGGCGCGGGCAAGACCAGCCTGCTGCGCATCCTGGCGGGCGTCACCACTGCGGACGCGGGCACGGTCGGCTTCGGCGTCGGCGTATCGGTGGGCTACTACGCCCAGGAGCACGAAGGCATCCGCCCCGGGCTCGACGTGCTCGGCCACATGCGCGAGATGGTTCCCGCGCCGGAGCAGGAGCTGCGGTCGATCCTCGGCATGATGGGGCTGTCGGGGGAGATCTCCTTCCAGGACGCCTCGACCTTGTCGGGCGGGGAGAAGACCAAGCTGGCGCTGTCGCAGTTGGTGGCCGGGCGCCACAACCTGCTGCTGCTCGACGAACCCACCAACAACCTCGACCCGCCGTCGCGTGACGCCGTGGCCGAGGCGCTGGGGTCGTGGGGCGGCACCATGGTGATCGTCAGCCACGACACCGGGTTCGTGGAGGCGTTGGCCCCGGAGCGGGTCCTGCTGCTGCCCGAGGGCCAGCTCGACTACTGGAGCGACGACCTCCTCGACTTGGTCTCGCTCGCGTAA
- a CDS encoding MBL fold metallo-hydrolase, which produces MATRIGPGVVEIDTLLGGWDRVTAGYLVEGPAPVLVETGSQSSVPTLLAELAELGLGPSDLAGVVVTHIHLDHAGGVGDVARAFPKATVYVHEKGARHLADPSRLVDSAAMVYGDLLDTLYGRLDPTPAERIHVLDDGEEIEVGPGRALTTVDSPGHAKHHLGLHDSESGILFVGDAVGVRLPDAGVLRPSSPPPDFDLDQALHSLQKFAARSPAGIALAHYGLVPDHTTVLDEAADTLNRWANVAEQAWREGRDIAAALESAFADDLVAVGEEHREKLETLNGVHSNAAGLRRWLETREGTAAHAH; this is translated from the coding sequence ATGGCGACGCGCATCGGACCGGGCGTAGTGGAGATCGACACCTTGCTCGGTGGCTGGGACCGGGTGACGGCCGGTTACCTGGTGGAAGGGCCGGCGCCGGTGCTGGTGGAGACGGGGAGCCAGAGCTCGGTGCCGACGTTGCTGGCCGAGTTGGCCGAGCTCGGGCTGGGGCCGTCCGACTTGGCCGGCGTGGTGGTCACCCACATCCACCTCGACCACGCGGGAGGCGTGGGCGACGTGGCCCGGGCCTTCCCCAAGGCGACCGTCTACGTGCACGAGAAAGGCGCCCGCCACCTCGCCGATCCGTCGCGGCTGGTCGACTCGGCCGCCATGGTCTACGGCGACCTGCTCGACACCTTGTACGGCCGCCTCGACCCCACGCCCGCCGAGCGCATCCACGTGCTCGACGACGGCGAAGAGATCGAGGTCGGCCCTGGGCGAGCGCTCACCACCGTCGATTCGCCGGGCCACGCCAAGCACCACTTGGGGCTGCACGACTCGGAAAGCGGCATCCTCTTCGTGGGCGACGCCGTGGGCGTGCGGCTGCCCGACGCTGGCGTGCTGCGGCCCTCGTCACCCCCGCCCGACTTCGACCTCGACCAGGCGCTGCACTCGTTGCAGAAGTTCGCCGCCCGCTCGCCTGCCGGCATCGCGCTGGCGCACTACGGGTTGGTGCCCGACCACACCACCGTGCTCGACGAGGCGGCCGACACCCTGAACCGGTGGGCGAACGTGGCCGAGCAGGCGTGGCGTGAAGGGCGCGACATCGCCGCCGCGCTGGAGTCGGCCTTTGCCGACGACCTGGTGGCGGTGGGCGAGGAACATCGGGAGAAGCTGGAGACCCTCAACGGCGTGCACTCCAACGCCGCGGGCCTGCGCCGGTGGCTGGAGACACGGGAGGGCACCGCCGCCCATGCCCATTGA
- a CDS encoding TIGR04086 family membrane protein, whose amino-acid sequence MRRNHVETRSDRAELAHDAGKRKISFPSVLAGTLVAFGAFAVLLAIAAAVANAVDADIDLTSNNWEEMGTAGGIAAGVVLLLSYFYGGYVAGRMSRRSGMWNGFMVFVLGVLIAVGVGGLVNALADTDEIARNLRNVGIPTTADEWEQVGTVAGIAALAGMLLGSLWGGAVGERYHGRYLTRALDPDVGAGVPETSAATGRSQVVDDGTSVLDRSDRDRDRSDRDRDRDRDVRDRNDRDVDDRDRDRDVADRDRDGDRTDRVDRTDTTLDEDREARERRERAEH is encoded by the coding sequence ATGCGCCGAAACCACGTGGAGACGCGATCCGATCGCGCTGAACTAGCCCATGACGCGGGCAAGCGGAAGATCTCGTTCCCCAGCGTGCTGGCCGGGACGTTGGTCGCCTTCGGGGCGTTTGCCGTGCTGCTCGCCATTGCCGCAGCCGTCGCCAACGCCGTCGATGCCGACATCGACCTGACCTCGAACAACTGGGAAGAGATGGGCACGGCGGGCGGCATCGCCGCCGGTGTCGTGCTGCTGCTGTCGTACTTCTACGGCGGGTATGTGGCCGGCCGCATGTCACGCCGCTCGGGCATGTGGAACGGGTTCATGGTCTTCGTGCTCGGCGTGCTCATCGCCGTGGGCGTCGGCGGCTTGGTGAACGCCTTGGCCGACACCGACGAGATCGCCCGCAACCTGCGCAACGTCGGCATCCCCACCACCGCTGACGAATGGGAGCAGGTCGGCACGGTGGCAGGCATCGCCGCACTGGCCGGCATGTTGCTCGGCTCGTTGTGGGGCGGCGCCGTGGGCGAGCGCTACCACGGCCGCTACCTGACCCGGGCCCTCGACCCCGACGTGGGTGCGGGCGTGCCGGAGACGTCGGCCGCGACAGGCCGCTCGCAGGTGGTCGACGACGGCACCTCGGTGCTCGACCGCAGCGACCGGGACCGCGACCGCAGCGACCGGGACCGCGACCGCGACCGCGACGTTCGGGACCGCAACGACCGCGACGTTGACGACCGCGATCGCGACCGCGACGTTGCCGATCGCGATCGGGACGGCGACCGCACAGACCGGGTGGACCGAACCGACACCACGCTCGACGAGGACCGCGAGGCTCGTGAGCGCCGGGAGCGCGCCGAGCACTGA
- a CDS encoding ABC transporter ATP-binding protein: MRYLRGADIDVDNARLDRAVVRRAWAFVRPYRAMLFVYLGVIVLASVLGVVPPLIFKHLIDHAIPERDMGLVNLLAFAAVGLAVVTTGLSLLNRWFGARIGEGVIYDLRVALYHHVQSMPIAFFTRTQTGALLSRLSNDVVGAQQTVGTVATVTSNVLQLVTTLAAMVVLSWQITGLALMVLPAFVVLDRRLGRRLKELARQRMHLNAGMHTTMTERFNVAGAMLVKLFGRPQQEGDEFAKRAADVRDTGVTQAFTGRILFAALGLVGAVGTAGVYWLGARSVIRGTLELGTVVALAAYVQRLYSPLTDLAGARVELLTAMVSFERVFEVLDAPRAIEEAPDAAALVRPQGLVEVDDVWFRYPAAATVSIASLESEGAAPASADATAWVLRGVSFRAEPGTLTALVGPSGAGKTTLSHLVPRLYDVVAGAVRIDGHDVRTLTLQSITDAIGVVTQDAHLFHDSVAANLRYAKPGATDEELVAACRAARIHDVIAALPEGYDTLVGERGYRVSGGEKQRLAIARVLLKDPAIVILDEATAHLDSETEVLVQQALASALQGRTSIVIAHRLSTIQAADQILVVDGGRLVERGTHDELVGRGGLYADLYETQYLRGVSPGAAEA; the protein is encoded by the coding sequence ATGCGCTATCTCCGAGGTGCCGACATCGACGTGGACAACGCCCGGCTCGACCGGGCCGTCGTGCGTCGAGCGTGGGCGTTCGTGCGGCCCTACCGGGCCATGTTGTTCGTCTACCTCGGCGTCATCGTGCTGGCCTCGGTGCTGGGCGTGGTGCCGCCGCTGATCTTCAAGCACCTCATCGACCACGCCATCCCCGAGCGCGACATGGGCCTGGTCAACCTGCTGGCCTTCGCCGCCGTGGGCTTGGCCGTGGTCACCACCGGGCTCAGCCTGCTCAACCGGTGGTTCGGCGCCCGCATCGGCGAGGGCGTGATCTACGACCTGCGGGTGGCGCTCTACCACCACGTGCAGTCGATGCCGATCGCCTTCTTCACCCGCACCCAGACGGGCGCCCTGCTGTCGCGGCTGAGCAACGACGTGGTCGGCGCCCAGCAGACCGTGGGCACCGTCGCCACCGTCACCTCCAACGTGCTGCAACTGGTCACCACGCTGGCCGCCATGGTCGTGCTCAGTTGGCAGATCACCGGGTTGGCGCTGATGGTGCTGCCCGCCTTCGTGGTGCTCGACCGGCGCTTGGGCCGGCGGCTCAAGGAACTGGCCCGCCAACGCATGCACCTCAACGCGGGCATGCACACGACGATGACCGAGCGGTTCAACGTGGCGGGCGCCATGCTCGTGAAGCTGTTCGGACGGCCGCAGCAGGAGGGCGACGAGTTCGCCAAGCGAGCGGCCGACGTGCGCGACACCGGGGTGACGCAGGCCTTCACCGGACGCATCCTCTTCGCCGCCTTGGGGCTCGTCGGCGCCGTGGGCACTGCGGGCGTGTACTGGCTGGGCGCCCGGTCCGTCATCCGGGGCACCTTGGAACTGGGGACCGTGGTGGCCCTGGCCGCCTACGTGCAACGGCTGTACTCACCGCTCACCGACTTGGCGGGCGCCCGGGTCGAGCTGTTGACCGCCATGGTGTCGTTCGAGCGGGTCTTCGAGGTGCTCGATGCGCCGCGGGCCATCGAGGAGGCGCCCGACGCCGCGGCCCTGGTGCGGCCGCAGGGGCTCGTGGAAGTCGACGACGTGTGGTTCCGCTACCCGGCGGCGGCCACCGTGTCGATCGCGTCGCTGGAGTCGGAGGGCGCGGCACCGGCCAGCGCCGACGCCACTGCCTGGGTGCTGCGGGGCGTGTCGTTCCGGGCCGAGCCCGGCACCCTGACCGCGCTGGTGGGGCCGTCGGGCGCAGGCAAGACCACCTTGTCGCACCTCGTCCCCCGGCTCTACGACGTGGTCGCCGGCGCCGTGCGCATCGACGGCCACGACGTGCGCACACTCACGTTGCAGAGCATCACCGACGCCATCGGCGTGGTCACCCAGGACGCCCACCTCTTCCACGACTCGGTGGCGGCCAACCTGCGCTACGCCAAGCCCGGCGCCACCGACGAGGAACTGGTGGCGGCGTGCCGGGCGGCGCGCATCCACGACGTCATCGCCGCCCTGCCCGAGGGCTACGACACCTTGGTGGGCGAGCGGGGCTACCGGGTGTCGGGCGGGGAGAAGCAGCGGCTGGCCATCGCCCGGGTGCTGCTCAAGGACCCGGCCATCGTCATCCTCGACGAGGCCACCGCCCACCTCGACTCCGAGACCGAGGTGCTGGTGCAGCAGGCGCTGGCCTCGGCGCTGCAGGGCCGCACCTCGATCGTCATCGCCCACCGGCTGTCGACCATCCAGGCCGCCGACCAGATCCTCGTGGTCGACGGCGGGCGCCTCGTCGAGCGGGGCACGCACGACGAACTGGTAGGGCGCGGCGGGCTGTACGCCGACCTGTACGAGACGCAGTACCTGCGGGGCGTCAGCCCTGGCGCGGCAGAGGCGTGA
- a CDS encoding caspase family protein, with amino-acid sequence MAAVVSTSCATASLTSGPGPDDLASAAGPLDAAVTQMATLEAAAPAAPADVAIAPPPEAMEGETALRPPPAKLAARPQGTAAGTWAVIIGVDDYPGVKYDLRSAVNDAHDMDRALAGMGVPGENRLVLTDGQVTRGTIRNAVEWLTARAGPDAVAVFFFAGHVRKLSATTEAMIGADGRAVSDAELAASLRPLAARRAWVGIAACYGGGFTEVLAPGRVLTGAAPADEPAYENSEFSRSYMVEFMVRQAMIEGRAPETVQSAFAYARDALAQKYPNRQPVQFDHGGGALDLRQPGMPAPQRKPSPAPQQPSTRTTPTTAAPPKSGDDGGDDEKKCTGLGTLFGC; translated from the coding sequence ATGGCGGCCGTGGTCTCGACCTCCTGCGCGACGGCGTCGCTGACCAGTGGGCCGGGTCCCGACGACCTCGCCTCGGCGGCCGGGCCGCTCGATGCTGCTGTCACCCAGATGGCCACCCTCGAGGCCGCCGCCCCTGCTGCGCCTGCCGACGTGGCCATTGCGCCGCCCCCCGAGGCCATGGAGGGCGAGACGGCGCTGCGCCCCCCGCCCGCCAAGCTCGCCGCCCGCCCCCAGGGCACCGCTGCAGGCACGTGGGCGGTCATCATCGGCGTCGACGACTACCCGGGCGTGAAGTACGACCTGCGCTCGGCCGTCAACGACGCCCACGACATGGACCGGGCGCTGGCGGGCATGGGCGTGCCCGGCGAGAACCGCCTGGTGCTGACCGACGGCCAAGTGACCCGAGGCACGATCCGCAACGCCGTCGAGTGGCTGACCGCCCGGGCCGGTCCCGACGCGGTGGCCGTGTTCTTCTTCGCCGGCCACGTGCGCAAGTTGTCAGCGACCACCGAAGCCATGATCGGCGCCGACGGACGGGCCGTCTCCGACGCCGAACTGGCCGCGTCGCTGCGGCCGTTGGCTGCCCGCCGGGCCTGGGTCGGCATTGCCGCGTGTTACGGCGGCGGTTTCACCGAAGTCCTGGCCCCGGGGCGGGTGCTCACCGGTGCCGCCCCTGCCGACGAGCCCGCCTACGAGAACTCGGAGTTCTCCCGCTCGTACATGGTCGAATTCATGGTGCGCCAAGCCATGATCGAAGGACGGGCACCCGAGACCGTGCAGTCGGCTTTTGCCTATGCCCGCGACGCGCTGGCCCAGAAGTACCCGAACCGCCAGCCCGTGCAGTTCGACCACGGCGGCGGTGCGCTCGACCTGCGCCAGCCGGGCATGCCTGCGCCGCAGCGCAAGCCTTCGCCTGCCCCCCAACAGCCGTCGACGCGGACGACGCCGACCACGGCTGCGCCTCCGAAGAGCGGCGACGACGGTGGCGACGACGAGAAGAAATGCACCGGGTTGGGCACCCTCTTCGGCTGCTGA